The following coding sequences are from one Diospyros lotus cultivar Yz01 chromosome 7, ASM1463336v1, whole genome shotgun sequence window:
- the LOC127806020 gene encoding class V chitinase-like: MASKTLHIFFSLLLIQNHVSAGQDAVRSAYWFPGSGIEAKAIDSTLFTHLFCAFADLDASTNQVIDSPANSGPFSQFTQTVQLNNPNVKTLLSIGGGKANNADYASMASRESSRKSFIDSSISLARKYGFHGLDLDWEYPETAAQTANLKLLFNEWRTAVAADAQATGKPALLLTAAVFYKPKVNGVDYDIDSIANGLDWINLMAYEFYDPTRSSVTKSHAALYDPAGDDHISCDDGVADWIKAGLSPKKLVLGFPYFGFAWRLQDANNHGLEAPASGAVGADKGVMRFDEIKAFLNSATDGARTISTKASYAKQKGLLGYFAWHVAQDDDDWTLSKEG, encoded by the coding sequence ATGGCTTCCAAGACTCTTcatatcttcttctctcttcttctaatCCAAAATCATGTCTCAGCAGGCCAAGATGCAGTTCGATCGGCTTACTGGTTTCCAGGCAGTGGGATCGAAGCCAAAGCCATAGACTCCACTTTGTTCACCCACCTCTTCTGCGCTTTCGCCGATCTTGATGCCAGCACAAACCAAGTCATCGATTCACCCGCAAACTCTGGCCCATTCTCGCAATTCACCCAAACAGTCCAGCTCAATAACCCTAATGTCAAAACCCTTCTCTCCATTGGCGGTGGAAAGGCCAACAATGCCGACTATGCTTCCATGGCCAGCCGAGAAAGTTCCAGGAAAAGCTTCATCGATTCTTCAATATCACTAGCCAGAAAATATGGGTTCCACGGCCTGGACCTCGACTGGGAGTACCCAGAAACCGCCGCCCAAACGGCCAATCTCAAGCTGCTTTTCAACGAGTGGCGTACCGCTGTGGCCGCCGACGCTCAGGCCACTGGAAAACCGGCTTTGCTTCTCACAGCAGCTGTTTTCTATAAACCAAAGGTTAATGGAGTGGATTATGATATTGATTCCATAGCAAATGGATTGGATTGGATCAACTTGATGGCTTATGAGTTCTATGATCCTACCAGGTCTTCAGTGACAAAATCTCACGCTGCATTGTATGATCCAGCAGGAGATGATCATATCAGTTGCGATGATGGGGTTGCAGATTGGATTAAGGCTGGTTTGAGCCCGAAGAAGCTGGTTCTTGGGTTTCCATATTTTGGGTTTGCTTGGAGGCTGCAGGATGCTAATAATCATGGCCTTGAGGCTCCGGCCAGCGGTGCAGTTGGCGCCGATAAAGGGGTCATGAGGTTCGACGAAATCAAGGCCTTTCTGAACAGTGCCACGGATGGTGCCAGGACTATTTCCACCAAGGCTTCTTATGCTAAGCAAAAGGGTTTGCTTGGTTACTTTGCGTGGCATGTTGCACAGGATGATGACGACTGGACACTTTCCAAAGAAGGTTAG
- the LOC127805664 gene encoding uncharacterized protein LOC127805664 → MELNKSWINISNRLDPRYEQGIKKFIQFAYKHKSPRASIKCVNRYFHKRDVVEEHLILNGFDTNHIIWTVHGELYVPHHSRGEFQDQECNIGDDMVGMIHDAHGVPINNVGSSEEVTRFYELLEKAETELWPGCKNFTTLSFIVRLQHLEVLGGLSDKIFDMLLELLNEAFPKGVSLPRSYWEAKKLSEDLGFKYYKYDACPNNCMLFWKDASKLDRCTFYGESRYKEYEVHVDDDITKMKKVASKQVRHFPLISRLQRLFMSNKTASLMRWHEKVRTKDGIMRHPADSLAWQSFDEQHPKFAEDSRNVRLGLASDRFNPFRTMTISYSILPNCVNAI, encoded by the coding sequence atgGAGCTGAATAAGAGTTGGATTAACATATCGAACAGACTAGATCCTCGATACGAACAAGGAATTAAGAAGTTTATTCAATTTGCCTATAAACATAAGTCTCCTAGGGCAAGTATTAAATGTGTTAACAGATATTTTCATAAACGAGATGTTGTGGAGGAACACCTCATTCTGAATGGATTTGACACTAATCACATAATATGGACGGTTCATGGAGAGCTATATGTGCCTCATCATAGTCGAGGAGAATTTCAAGATCAGGAATGTaatattggagatgatatggtgggaatGATACATGATGCACATGGAGTTCCCATAAACAAtgttggaagcagtgaagaagTTACGAGATTCTATGAATTGTTGGAGAAGGCAGAAACAGAGTTATGGCCTGGTTGTAAGAATTTCACGACATTATCGTTTATTGTTCGTTTACAACACTTGGAGGTATTGGGTGGGTTGTcggataaaatatttgatatgttgcttgagttgttgaatgaGGCATTTCCAAAAGGAGTGTCATTGCCACGATCGTATTGGGAGGCTAAGAAACTGAGTGAGGATTTAGGTTTTAAGTACTATAAGTACGATGCATGCCCTAACAATTGTATGCTCTTTTGGAAAGATGCATCAAAGTTGGACAGATGTACTTTTTATGGGGAGTCAAGGTACAAAGAATACGAGGTGCACGTGGACGACGATATAACGAAGATGAAAAAAGTCGCTTCTAAACAAGTACGACACTTTCCTTTGATTTCGAGACTGCAAAGATTGTTTATGTCTAACAAAACAGCATCGTTAATGAGGTGGCATGAAAAAGTTAGAACAAAGGATGGTATAATGAGGCATCCTGCTGATTCATTGGCTTGGCAATCTTTTGATGAACAACATCCGAAATTCGCTGAAGATAGTCGCAATGTTAGACTTGGGTTGGCTTCTGATAGGTTTAATCCGTTTCGAACAATGACCATTAGCTATAGCATTTTGCCCAATTGTGTTAATGCCATATAA